The genomic window GCGCTCAGAGAGAAAAGATGAAACCAATCATCACTAGCTACGATTGCACTGATCATGATCCAATTGATAAGTGGCTGCCGGATGACTTTTGTGATGTGGATGTTTGGGTGAATTTCACAATTGGTCCTGACTGCAAAGGTGGAGACAATTTTCAAGTTCGTGTCGTCACGCCAAATAATCTACAAGGCAAAGACTCAGCAAAGCACGCAATC from Shewanella putrefaciens includes these protein-coding regions:
- a CDS encoding Imm8 family immunity protein, with translation MKPIITSYDCTDHDPIDKWLPDDFCDVDVWVNFTIGPDCKGGDNFQVRVVTPNNLQGKDSAKHAIILNEYSWPKVLAAVEAILEQCQGTSWVGISKQLSQLMYWEFDNYQPYIGA